A single Leptospira kirschneri serovar Cynopteri str. 3522 CT DNA region contains:
- the impL63 gene encoding cytoplasmic membrane protein ImpL63, whose translation MTKRSKYLFLFLFLFFGIQTGIQAQLWIPPGRQYMHPTEPFTYDLGINKYQKDYYLYVAPTVNLNFGGDFGASLTLPLNFLIYDTEPKQENSRIGKLRSFDYNEKSDYLRLINNIWFGQYGKYTPGEITYSAYLGKLFDGYIGHGTIVNRYVNNQRLDVYNVGLQADINSDFGGVQVFSNSIYTREVSSARIYIRPFAVGYKLFDIVTGRSKFLTMMTIAQGNVADEAGRRKVYEEVGAEEKESYRALIEDQKTQQKKEEMIPVDKKPEKPQNLKEIFNQDNWVNRFAIGYTTAFDTKAPSELKFDTTGKLRVDENDNPLVKSTERLSITGFDFEYKLLSAKYIELTPYYDVNKIKQIENAKGTHYGAILRLGGKDIYVQIKPEYRNMTATYIPMYFDSFYELERFQSNLQSHIPQTKLEAAKLADPDGSKIKGHFTTVLFNFYRFAIESNYENYSGPNNSRVFLGVYIPLGSMFLINGYYMKKAFDQNKEAFKLDDRSQGALELAINLGLVTVRLQNIRKWVYDTASSQYEAQDEQKILFSGGLSF comes from the coding sequence ATGACCAAACGTTCTAAATACCTTTTCCTATTTTTATTTCTTTTCTTTGGAATCCAAACTGGAATTCAAGCACAACTTTGGATTCCACCGGGTAGACAGTATATGCATCCCACAGAGCCGTTTACTTATGACCTTGGGATCAATAAATATCAGAAAGATTATTATCTCTATGTGGCGCCTACCGTCAATTTGAACTTCGGAGGCGATTTCGGAGCCTCTCTGACTTTACCTTTAAATTTTTTGATCTACGATACGGAGCCGAAACAAGAAAATTCTAGGATCGGAAAACTTAGGTCTTTCGATTACAATGAAAAAAGCGATTATCTTAGATTGATCAATAATATTTGGTTTGGTCAGTATGGAAAATACACTCCCGGAGAAATTACATATTCTGCATATTTAGGAAAACTATTCGATGGTTATATAGGTCACGGAACGATCGTAAACCGGTACGTAAACAATCAACGTTTGGATGTGTATAACGTAGGTCTTCAAGCAGATATAAACAGTGACTTTGGAGGAGTGCAGGTATTTTCTAATTCGATCTATACGAGAGAAGTCAGTTCAGCAAGGATTTATATCCGGCCCTTTGCCGTTGGATATAAACTTTTTGATATTGTTACCGGCCGGTCCAAATTTTTGACGATGATGACAATCGCACAAGGAAACGTAGCGGACGAGGCTGGAAGAAGAAAAGTTTATGAAGAAGTAGGGGCGGAAGAAAAGGAATCTTATCGCGCTTTGATCGAGGATCAGAAGACGCAGCAAAAAAAAGAAGAGATGATTCCTGTGGATAAAAAACCGGAAAAACCTCAAAATTTAAAAGAAATATTTAATCAAGATAATTGGGTTAACCGGTTTGCAATTGGTTATACGACTGCGTTTGATACCAAAGCCCCTTCGGAACTTAAGTTTGATACGACTGGAAAATTGAGAGTGGATGAAAACGACAATCCACTCGTCAAGTCTACGGAAAGACTTTCGATCACTGGTTTCGATTTCGAATATAAATTACTCAGTGCGAAATATATAGAACTGACTCCCTATTACGACGTAAATAAAATCAAACAGATAGAAAACGCAAAAGGTACACATTACGGAGCGATTCTTCGATTGGGTGGAAAGGACATTTATGTACAAATAAAACCTGAATATAGAAATATGACTGCAACGTATATTCCTATGTATTTTGATAGTTTTTACGAATTGGAAAGGTTTCAGAGTAATTTACAAAGTCATATTCCGCAGACTAAATTAGAAGCCGCAAAATTAGCCGATCCGGATGGATCTAAGATAAAAGGACATTTTACAACTGTATTATTCAACTTTTATAGATTTGCGATTGAATCGAATTACGAGAATTATTCCGGGCCGAATAACTCTAGAGTATTTTTAGGAGTTTATATTCCGCTTGGAAGTATGTTCCTAATTAATGGATATTATATGAAAAAAGCTTTTGATCAAAATAAAGAAGCTTTTAAATTAGACGATCGATCTCAAGGGGCCTTAGAATTGGCGATCAATTTGGGGCTTGTAACAGTTAGGCTTCAGAATATACGTAAATGGGTTTATGATACGGCTTCTAGTCAATACGAAGCCCAAGACGAACAGAAGATATTATTTTCCGGTGGTTTATCTTTTTAA
- a CDS encoding O-acetylhomoserine aminocarboxypropyltransferase/cysteine synthase family protein — MPRNYKPETIALHGGQSPDPSTLSRAVPIYQTTSYVLKNTEHAAKLFGLQEFGNIYTRIMNPTTDVLEQRIAALEGGVAALATASGQAAETLALLNIVEAGQEIVASSSLYGGTYNLLHYTFPKLGIKVHFVDPSDPENFRKAVNDKTRAFYAETLGNPKLDTLNIETIAKVAHDSEVPLVIDNTLPSPYLVNPIEHGADIVVHSLTKFLGGHGTSIGGIIVDSGKFNWGNGKFKNFTEPDPSYHGLKFWEVFGKFEPFGGVNIAYILKAKVQGLRDTGASISPFNAWQILQGVETLPLRMRKHSENALAVAEYLAKHPKVSWVNYPGLKTDKNYSIAKKYHKKDLYGAILGFGVKGGAVEAKKFIDGLELFSLLANVGDAKSLAIHPASTTHQQLTPEEQLSAGVTPDFVRLSVGLENIEDILFDIEEALKKV, encoded by the coding sequence ATGCCTAGAAATTATAAGCCAGAGACAATTGCGCTTCACGGAGGTCAATCTCCAGACCCTTCTACTTTATCTAGGGCGGTTCCAATTTATCAAACTACATCCTATGTGCTCAAGAACACTGAACATGCAGCTAAACTTTTCGGCTTACAAGAATTCGGAAATATCTATACAAGAATCATGAACCCTACCACCGACGTTCTTGAACAAAGAATCGCCGCTTTAGAAGGTGGGGTCGCAGCGCTTGCTACCGCTTCCGGTCAAGCTGCGGAAACTCTCGCACTATTGAACATAGTAGAAGCTGGTCAAGAAATTGTTGCTTCCTCTTCCCTTTACGGCGGAACTTATAACCTTCTTCATTATACGTTTCCTAAATTAGGAATCAAAGTACACTTTGTAGATCCTTCCGATCCTGAAAATTTTCGCAAAGCGGTCAATGATAAAACCAGAGCATTTTACGCAGAAACATTAGGAAATCCTAAATTAGATACTTTAAATATAGAAACAATTGCAAAAGTTGCACACGATTCAGAGGTTCCTTTGGTAATAGATAATACTTTACCCTCTCCCTATTTAGTGAATCCGATCGAACACGGTGCAGATATTGTAGTTCATTCTCTAACTAAATTTTTAGGAGGACATGGGACTTCAATTGGAGGTATTATAGTCGATTCCGGTAAGTTCAATTGGGGAAACGGAAAGTTTAAAAATTTTACAGAACCAGATCCTAGTTATCACGGTTTAAAGTTCTGGGAAGTTTTTGGTAAGTTCGAACCCTTCGGAGGAGTAAATATCGCTTACATCCTCAAGGCAAAAGTACAAGGACTTCGTGATACGGGTGCCTCTATTTCCCCTTTTAACGCCTGGCAAATTTTACAAGGTGTGGAGACTCTTCCTCTTAGAATGCGCAAACATTCTGAAAACGCTCTTGCAGTCGCAGAATATCTCGCCAAACATCCTAAAGTTTCTTGGGTAAACTACCCAGGTTTAAAAACGGATAAGAACTATTCTATTGCAAAGAAATATCATAAAAAAGATCTTTACGGTGCTATTCTAGGTTTTGGGGTTAAGGGTGGAGCCGTAGAAGCGAAAAAATTCATAGATGGACTAGAATTATTTTCTCTTTTGGCAAACGTCGGAGATGCAAAATCTTTGGCGATCCATCCAGCATCTACAACTCATCAACAGTTGACTCCAGAAGAACAACTTTCAGCCGGAGTCACCCCTGACTTTGTTCGTCTTTCCGTCGGTTTAGAAAATATAGAAGACATTCTATTTGATATAGAGGAAGCTCTGAAGAAAGTTTGA
- the metX gene encoding homoserine O-acetyltransferase MetX: MNETGSIGIIETKYAEFKELTLNNGSVLSPVVIAYETYGTLSPSKNNAILICHALSGDAHAAGYHSESDKKPGWWDDYIGPGKSFDTNQYFIICSNVIGGCKGSSGPLSIHPETGTPYGSRFPFVSIQDMVKAQKLLVEFLGIEKLFCVAGGSMGGMQALEWSIAYPNSLFNCIVMASTAEHSAMQIAFNEVGRQAILSDPNWKNGLYDENSPRKGLALARMVGHITYLSDDKMREKFGRNPPRGNILSTDFAVGSYLIYQGESFVDRFDANSYIYVTKALDHYSLGKGKELTAALSNATCRFLVVSYSSDWLYPPAQSREIVKSLEAADKRVFYVELQSGEGHDSFLLKNPKQIEILKGFLENPN; this comes from the coding sequence ATGAATGAAACTGGATCCATCGGAATCATTGAAACGAAATACGCAGAGTTTAAAGAACTTACTTTGAACAACGGGTCCGTTTTATCTCCGGTTGTAATTGCCTATGAAACTTATGGTACCCTTTCTCCTTCTAAAAATAACGCGATCTTAATCTGCCACGCTCTGTCTGGAGATGCTCACGCAGCAGGTTATCACTCCGAGTCAGATAAAAAACCGGGTTGGTGGGACGACTATATCGGACCCGGAAAATCCTTCGATACCAATCAATATTTTATTATCTGCTCCAATGTAATCGGAGGTTGTAAAGGTTCTTCTGGTCCTCTTTCTATTCATCCAGAAACTGGTACTCCTTACGGTTCTCGTTTTCCTTTCGTTTCTATTCAAGATATGGTGAAGGCACAAAAACTTTTAGTTGAATTTTTAGGAATTGAAAAACTTTTCTGTGTCGCCGGCGGCTCTATGGGTGGAATGCAAGCCTTAGAATGGAGCATTGCTTATCCCAATTCACTTTTCAATTGTATCGTAATGGCTTCTACTGCAGAACATTCTGCAATGCAGATAGCTTTTAATGAAGTAGGAAGACAAGCAATCTTATCCGATCCAAATTGGAAAAACGGTCTCTATGATGAAAACTCACCTCGTAAAGGTTTGGCTCTTGCCAGAATGGTAGGACATATCACTTATCTTTCGGACGATAAAATGAGAGAAAAATTTGGCAGAAACCCTCCTAGAGGAAACATACTTTCCACTGACTTTGCAGTTGGAAGTTATCTCATCTATCAAGGAGAAAGTTTCGTGGATCGTTTCGATGCGAACTCTTATATCTACGTAACGAAAGCCTTGGATCATTACAGTCTTGGAAAAGGGAAGGAATTGACCGCTGCTCTTTCTAATGCAACTTGTAGATTTTTAGTTGTATCTTACAGTTCCGACTGGTTATATCCTCCGGCCCAGTCCAGAGAAATTGTAAAGTCTTTAGAAGCCGCCGATAAACGTGTGTTCTACGTAGAACTTCAATCCGGAGAAGGTCACGATTCTTTTCTTTTAAAAAACCCAAAACAAATCGAAATTCTAAAAGGATTTTTAGAAAATCCAAATTAA
- the metW gene encoding methionine biosynthesis protein MetW, whose translation MTPLEKKTSIDLALKERPDFAYILNLIPSGSRVLDLGCGNGTLLYLLKEKGIRGQGIEKDEDCIVECIQRGVYVHHGDIDEGLEHHQDKRFDYVVLNQTIQETRNPGEILKESLRIGKKVIVAFPNFGHWNVRWKILTTGKTPVTDLLPYRWFNTPNLHFLSVLDFIEFCEIQKFKIEDRAYFRDLSRVRFRPNFFSKLALFVIS comes from the coding sequence ATGACTCCTCTTGAAAAAAAAACATCCATCGATCTGGCTTTGAAAGAAAGACCGGACTTCGCCTACATTCTCAACTTGATTCCTTCTGGCTCGAGAGTTTTAGATTTAGGATGTGGAAACGGAACGTTACTCTATCTTTTAAAAGAAAAAGGAATTCGAGGTCAGGGAATCGAAAAAGACGAAGACTGTATCGTAGAATGTATCCAACGAGGAGTCTACGTTCATCATGGAGATATTGACGAAGGTTTAGAACATCATCAAGATAAACGTTTTGATTACGTGGTTCTCAACCAAACGATTCAAGAAACTAGAAACCCAGGAGAAATTTTAAAAGAATCGTTGCGGATCGGTAAAAAAGTAATCGTAGCGTTTCCAAACTTCGGGCACTGGAACGTTCGCTGGAAAATTTTGACCACGGGTAAAACCCCTGTAACGGATTTGCTTCCCTATCGCTGGTTCAATACTCCTAACCTTCATTTTCTTTCGGTTCTGGATTTTATAGAATTTTGCGAAATCCAAAAATTTAAGATCGAAGACAGGGCCTACTTCAGAGACTTATCCCGAGTTCGTTTTCGCCCCAACTTCTTTTCTAAACTTGCTCTTTTTGTAATATCCTAA
- a CDS encoding D-alanine--D-alanine ligase: MAKVAVFFGGSSREHSISIRTGCFICKTLNTMGHSVKPILLTKDGGWIVPSEYRMSIPFEAANSPDLFQEEFQKRYGVSRTDQVLSLDANIVFLGLHGGQGEDGTIQGFLEILGIPYTGSGVLASAIAMDKTRANQIFLQSGQKVAPFFEIDKLEYLNSTEAAITKLETLGFPQFLKPVEGGSSVSTYKITNKEQLKERLTLLFESDSKVMSQSFLAGIEVSCGVLERYRDGKFERVALPATEIVPGGEFFDFESKYEQGGSHEITPARISEQEMKRVQELAIAAHKSLGCNGYSRTDFIIVNKEPHILETNTLPGMTETSLIPQQAKAAGISMEEVFSDLIEIGLKRSLY, translated from the coding sequence TTGGCAAAGGTTGCAGTCTTTTTTGGTGGAAGTTCTAGGGAACACAGTATTTCGATTCGAACCGGATGTTTTATTTGTAAGACACTGAATACAATGGGACATTCGGTCAAACCCATTCTTTTAACAAAGGACGGTGGTTGGATCGTTCCTTCCGAATATCGGATGTCGATTCCGTTTGAGGCGGCCAATTCTCCGGATTTGTTTCAGGAAGAATTTCAAAAAAGATACGGAGTATCTAGAACGGATCAGGTTTTATCTTTGGATGCGAATATCGTTTTTTTAGGTCTTCACGGAGGTCAGGGAGAAGACGGAACGATCCAAGGGTTTTTAGAAATTTTAGGAATTCCTTATACCGGTTCCGGAGTTCTCGCTTCTGCGATCGCAATGGATAAGACCAGGGCCAATCAGATATTTTTACAATCTGGTCAGAAGGTAGCACCTTTTTTTGAAATTGATAAATTAGAATATTTAAATTCTACCGAGGCAGCGATTACAAAACTAGAAACCCTAGGTTTTCCACAGTTTTTAAAACCGGTGGAAGGTGGTTCTAGCGTTTCTACGTATAAAATTACAAATAAAGAACAGTTGAAAGAAAGACTTACACTTTTGTTTGAATCCGATTCTAAAGTAATGAGTCAGTCATTTTTGGCAGGGATCGAAGTTTCTTGCGGAGTTTTAGAAAGATACAGAGACGGAAAATTCGAAAGGGTCGCGTTACCCGCAACTGAAATCGTTCCTGGAGGAGAATTTTTTGACTTCGAATCTAAATACGAACAAGGAGGTTCTCATGAAATCACACCTGCAAGAATTTCGGAACAAGAAATGAAACGTGTTCAAGAACTTGCTATAGCCGCGCATAAATCTTTAGGATGTAACGGATATTCTAGAACCGATTTTATCATCGTAAACAAAGAACCTCATATTTTAGAAACCAACACGTTACCGGGAATGACGGAAACGAGTTTAATTCCTCAACAGGCCAAAGCGGCTGGGATTTCTATGGAAGAAGTTTTTTCCGATCTGATAGAAATTGGATTAAAACGTTCTCTTTATTAG
- a CDS encoding MlaE family ABC transporter permease, translated as MTEPIKEKLTEFFYASGFTILLVYESILNLPYSFFKRKEILDQMYITGVGSISVVSIVAVFTGMIMSLNTGLGLKDFGAEGQIGLLMTITLTREMSPFMTALILAASIGSAMAAEIGTMKVSEEVDALEVMSIDPVRYLIFPRILGFSVMVPVLCVYSTALGILGGAIVGYFQLGIDYFTYFRDVFDRIASIPGLKDLYVGILKGFIFGIIVSAISCSHGLRTSGGAIGVGRATRESVVASFLMVIFTGYMITALFYRD; from the coding sequence ATGACAGAACCTATCAAAGAAAAACTCACTGAATTTTTCTATGCAAGTGGTTTTACGATTCTTTTAGTATATGAGAGTATTCTAAACCTTCCTTATAGCTTTTTCAAAAGAAAGGAAATTTTAGATCAGATGTATATCACAGGAGTCGGAAGTATCTCTGTGGTTTCGATAGTCGCCGTTTTTACCGGAATGATCATGTCGCTTAACACCGGACTGGGACTCAAAGACTTTGGTGCAGAAGGTCAGATCGGTCTTTTGATGACGATCACCCTTACCAGAGAAATGTCTCCTTTTATGACCGCGTTGATTCTCGCCGCTTCGATCGGTTCCGCCATGGCCGCGGAAATAGGAACGATGAAAGTTTCCGAAGAAGTGGATGCACTCGAAGTGATGTCTATCGATCCAGTGCGTTATTTGATCTTTCCTAGGATTTTAGGATTTTCGGTCATGGTACCGGTGTTATGCGTTTATTCTACCGCGCTTGGAATTTTAGGAGGAGCGATCGTAGGTTATTTTCAACTTGGAATCGACTACTTTACTTATTTTAGAGACGTGTTTGATCGAATCGCTTCAATTCCAGGTTTAAAAGATTTATATGTAGGAATTCTAAAAGGTTTTATATTTGGAATCATCGTATCTGCGATTTCTTGTTCGCACGGACTTAGAACATCCGGTGGAGCAATCGGAGTCGGTCGAGCCACAAGAGAATCCGTAGTCGCTTCATTTTTAATGGTGATCTTTACAGGTTATATGATCACCGCATTATTCTATAGAGATTGA
- a CDS encoding ABC transporter ATP-binding protein, which yields MEPFAIELKNVHKTFGKRKILSGMDLHVKKGETLVILGPSGTGKSVTLKHITGLLEPDAGDCFIFGESISRVNSKVKKKLRARMGVLFQSGALINWLTVFDNVALPLREHKLASEEKIQEIVMEKLKLVDMVIAKDNFPNDISGGMKKRAGIARAITTNPEIILYDEPTSGLDPVMSNVINELVLKIQKETGAAQVVVTHDMSSAYMIADRISFVYKGQIVFTGTPKEIQNSNNELIQQFIHGKTTGPMILETKS from the coding sequence ATGGAACCTTTCGCAATCGAACTTAAAAACGTACATAAAACTTTCGGAAAAAGAAAGATCCTATCTGGAATGGACCTTCATGTAAAAAAAGGAGAAACCTTAGTAATTTTAGGTCCTTCCGGAACAGGTAAGTCGGTCACTCTCAAACATATCACTGGGCTTTTAGAACCAGACGCGGGGGATTGTTTTATCTTTGGGGAAAGTATTTCCAGAGTAAACTCCAAAGTAAAAAAGAAGCTACGTGCAAGAATGGGAGTTTTATTTCAGTCCGGAGCTTTAATCAACTGGCTGACAGTCTTTGATAACGTAGCCCTTCCTTTAAGAGAACACAAATTGGCTTCGGAAGAAAAAATCCAAGAAATCGTAATGGAAAAATTAAAATTAGTGGATATGGTAATCGCAAAAGATAATTTTCCGAACGATATATCCGGGGGTATGAAAAAAAGGGCGGGAATCGCAAGAGCGATTACTACCAATCCGGAAATTATTCTCTATGACGAACCTACTTCCGGTTTGGATCCTGTGATGTCTAACGTGATCAATGAACTTGTATTAAAAATCCAAAAAGAAACCGGGGCCGCACAAGTTGTAGTCACGCACGATATGTCCAGTGCTTACATGATCGCGGATCGAATCAGTTTTGTTTACAAAGGACAAATTGTATTTACTGGAACTCCCAAAGAAATTCAAAATTCAAACAATGAACTGATTCAACAATTTATTCACGGAAAAACCACAGGACCTATGATCTTAGAAACCAAATCGTAA
- the mce gene encoding mammalian cell entry protein Mce produces the protein MNSLRYLLVGIIFTAAITVVGYFTIITEGGPIKKKGEFMKVTFRNAEGIKVGNKVTVQGVPFGYVSAIRLIQIDENGTEVQSGEMGIGTRVEITMLLREKISLYDNYDIIIKNESLLTGRVIAIDPGTADLEPKQLKPKTTMIDYKTTGSLKGRVLQDPLVSLSELISENRGDIRKTFSNIADITTKINTGDGSLGRLINNDDVHKNVNTVLTDAQIVLRELREGLEDTREQTPVTSFIRAALSAF, from the coding sequence ATGAATTCGTTACGTTATTTACTTGTAGGAATCATTTTTACAGCTGCAATTACCGTAGTCGGTTATTTTACAATTATCACGGAAGGTGGACCTATTAAAAAAAAGGGAGAGTTTATGAAAGTCACCTTTAGAAACGCGGAAGGAATCAAAGTGGGCAATAAGGTAACGGTTCAGGGGGTGCCTTTTGGTTACGTTTCCGCGATCAGATTGATTCAAATCGATGAAAATGGAACCGAGGTTCAGTCCGGCGAAATGGGAATTGGAACCAGAGTAGAAATTACTATGTTATTAAGAGAAAAAATCAGTCTCTATGACAACTACGATATCATCATTAAAAATGAAAGTCTTTTGACCGGACGTGTAATCGCAATTGATCCGGGCACCGCAGATCTGGAACCCAAACAACTTAAACCAAAAACAACTATGATAGACTATAAAACCACTGGTTCTCTGAAAGGTCGTGTATTACAAGATCCTTTGGTAAGTTTATCAGAACTGATTTCAGAAAACAGAGGTGATATTCGAAAAACATTTTCTAACATTGCAGATATTACCACTAAAATCAATACCGGAGACGGGAGTTTAGGAAGATTGATTAACAACGACGATGTTCATAAAAATGTGAACACGGTTCTGACAGATGCTCAAATCGTACTAAGAGAACTTAGAGAAGGGTTAGAAGATACAAGAGAACAGACTCCGGTTACAAGCTTCATCCGAGCCGCCTTAAGTGCTTTTTAA
- a CDS encoding NAD(P)-dependent oxidoreductase, which translates to MINKYTISIIGTGIMGRGMAANLTKAGHNLRLYARNVSKIQDLKKDNVQIFDSSAEAAKNSDLVVLCLTEDQIVEKETIASGLLDTKPPILIDCGTTSIFLTLKLSELCSAKKIRFYDSPMTGSKNAARDGQILFMIGAKQEEIKDIQFFFEVCGKNVVYCQKIGGGQKAKLALNMIQAGIFQVYMEGFELVKNSGLDPSILKDILLQSAAKSGIAEFKFPYIFSGNYETHFSLKNMRKDVYHAMELARENQTNLSLCKNLPEIYDLGMNAGYAENDFCSLNEVTAKIRPPKSENL; encoded by the coding sequence ATGATTAACAAATATACAATATCTATTATAGGCACTGGAATTATGGGTCGAGGAATGGCGGCAAATCTCACAAAGGCCGGACATAATCTCAGGCTCTATGCAAGAAACGTTTCTAAAATCCAGGATTTAAAAAAAGATAACGTGCAAATTTTCGATTCTTCCGCGGAAGCCGCTAAAAACTCCGATTTAGTAGTTCTTTGTCTGACCGAAGATCAGATCGTAGAAAAGGAAACGATTGCCTCAGGACTTTTAGATACAAAACCTCCCATCTTAATCGACTGTGGAACCACCTCAATTTTTTTGACCTTGAAACTTTCTGAGTTATGTTCAGCAAAAAAAATTCGTTTTTACGATTCTCCTATGACGGGCTCTAAAAACGCAGCAAGGGACGGACAGATCCTTTTTATGATAGGTGCCAAACAAGAAGAAATAAAAGACATTCAATTCTTCTTTGAAGTTTGTGGTAAAAACGTAGTCTATTGCCAAAAAATAGGAGGAGGTCAAAAAGCAAAACTGGCACTTAACATGATTCAGGCAGGGATTTTTCAAGTTTATATGGAAGGTTTTGAACTTGTAAAAAATTCCGGATTGGATCCTTCGATACTGAAAGACATTCTTCTTCAATCCGCTGCTAAATCCGGAATTGCAGAATTCAAATTTCCTTATATATTTTCAGGAAACTACGAAACCCATTTTTCTTTAAAGAACATGAGAAAGGACGTTTATCATGCAATGGAACTCGCCAGAGAAAATCAAACGAACCTTTCCCTTTGTAAAAATCTTCCAGAAATCTACGATCTGGGAATGAACGCAGGTTATGCGGAAAATGATTTTTGCAGTTTAAACGAAGTCACAGCGAAGATCCGTCCTCCCAAATCAGAGAATCTGTAA
- a CDS encoding GDYXXLXY domain-containing protein translates to MKIFKLILPVALVLPILFFVSEIITLEFTKTRGKELILPITGYDPRDLLSGHYLQYNIGFQTEEVSGVCKRQKNEILNQSNTDGKNCICYPHLGRIYENEGLFVEDCNKETLEVKSVCKVYLRGTCKYGRFKIDNERFYVNEEKALEYEKRLRKEKVHIRLKVDQEGKAITDSLIWEDGSSL, encoded by the coding sequence ATGAAAATTTTCAAATTAATTCTTCCTGTTGCTTTGGTGCTTCCGATCTTGTTTTTTGTTTCGGAGATTATAACTTTAGAATTTACTAAAACTAGGGGAAAAGAACTAATTTTACCAATCACTGGTTATGATCCGAGAGACCTACTTTCGGGACACTATCTTCAATATAATATTGGGTTTCAAACTGAAGAAGTTAGTGGTGTTTGTAAGAGACAAAAAAATGAAATATTGAATCAATCGAATACAGACGGAAAGAATTGTATTTGTTATCCTCACTTGGGTAGGATTTATGAAAACGAAGGGCTTTTTGTAGAAGATTGTAACAAGGAAACTTTAGAGGTTAAAAGTGTTTGTAAAGTATATTTACGTGGAACCTGCAAATACGGGCGTTTTAAAATAGACAACGAGCGTTTTTATGTGAACGAAGAAAAAGCTCTAGAATACGAAAAACGACTTAGAAAAGAAAAAGTACATATCCGTTTAAAAGTGGATCAGGAAGGAAAGGCAATTACAGATTCTCTGATTTGGGAGGACGGATCTTCGCTGTGA